GGAATATAATTTTAATGGAACATTTCCGGTGTTAATTAAATTATGCCAGGTGCCTGCCGGAACAAATATTGCATATCCAGAAGAAACATTTTTCTGAAAATTTAAATCATTTTTATTGCGTCCCATTTTTGCGATTCCGCGGCCACACTCAATTCGCAGAAACTGGTCTGTATCAGGGTGCATTTCCAATCCGATGTCTCCATTGACTGGAATGCTCATTAAGGTCGTTTGTAGATAATTGCCCGTCCATAATGCAGTACGATAGTTATTATTTTGTTTAGTAGCTGCTTCGATATTGATCACATATGGATTAGGGCCATAATCTTTTAATGTTTCACTCGTCGGGTGAAAACATCTATTCATAATGTCGTCGACTCCTTTAAATAAATTTTACCCATTCAAATTATATGGAAATCTTCAGAAAATTGTGTGTTGCACACAAGAAAAGCAATCCTTTTTCACGAATGATATAAACTTAAATAATTCACTTTCACATAAAAAGTAAGTAAA
This genomic window from Caproicibacterium sp. BJN0003 contains:
- a CDS encoding cupin domain-containing protein encodes the protein MNRCFHPTSETLKDYGPNPYVINIEAATKQNNNYRTALWTGNYLQTTLMSIPVNGDIGLEMHPDTDQFLRIECGRGIAKMGRNKNDLNFQKNVSSGYAIFVPAGTWHNLINTGNVPLKLYSIYAPPHHPHGTVHKTKKDALATEK